From the genome of Rhodobacteraceae bacterium Araon29, one region includes:
- a CDS encoding thioredoxin-dependent thiol peroxidase — translation MSNLPYPAPDVQLPRDGGATINLADFQPSAVVLFFYPRDNTSGCTKEAQAFSALKADFEKIGVHVVGISKDSVKSHDKFVEKQNLTIPLLSDENDNVSETFGVWKEKSMYGKTYFGIERSTFLINGQGKIVQEWRKVKVTGHAENVLEAAKSL, via the coding sequence ATGTCAAACTTGCCCTACCCTGCCCCAGATGTACAGTTGCCACGCGATGGGGGAGCGACCATAAATTTGGCCGATTTTCAGCCATCAGCAGTGGTATTGTTTTTCTACCCGCGTGACAACACGAGTGGGTGCACAAAAGAAGCCCAAGCTTTTTCTGCCCTGAAAGCTGATTTTGAAAAAATTGGAGTACATGTGGTTGGCATATCCAAAGACAGCGTTAAAAGTCATGATAAGTTTGTTGAAAAACAGAATCTTACAATTCCCTTACTGTCAGATGAAAATGACAATGTGTCTGAGACATTTGGAGTCTGGAAAGAAAAATCAATGTATGGGAAAACCTATTTTGGTATTGAACGGTCAACGTTTTTGATCAATGGGCAAGGCAAGATTGTGCAAGAGTGGCGAAAAGTAAAGGTCACCGGTCATGCCGAGAACGTTTTAGAAGCAGCAAAATCACTTTAA